Within Amycolatopsis sp. cg5, the genomic segment GCTGACCACGGTGACCGCGCACACCGACGGCGTCAGCTCACTCGCGTTCAGCGGTGACGGGACCCGGCTCGTGACGGCGAGCATCGACCACACGGTCCGGCTCTGGGACCTCACGAACCCGGCGGCGCCCGCGCCGGAAGCCGTGATCAGCGATCCCGACACCCGGTTCCGCGCGGTCGCGTTCAGCCCCGACGGCCGGACGGTCGCCACCGGCGGGCTGGACCAGGAACCGCGGTTGTGGGACGTGACCGATCGGTCGAAAGCCGTCGAGCTCGCGAAGCTGCCCGCGCAGCCGACGCCGGTCTACGCGGTGGCCTTCAGCCCGGATGGCCGGACGCTCGCCGCGGCCGGGCCCGCGACCGCCACCACGCTCTGGGACGTGACCGAGCCACGCAGACCGAAGCAGACGACGACCTTCGGCGGGCATCTCGACGATGTGCACGGGCTGGCGTTCAGTCCCGACGGGCGCACCCTCGCCACCGGCAGCGCCGACAAGACGATCCGGCTCGAAGAGGTCGGTGGACCCGCTTCGGCGATGCACGCCGATCAGGCCATTTCCCTCGCGTACCGGCCGGACGGCAAGGTGCTCGCGACCGCGGGCGCCGACCGGACGCTCCGGCTGTGGGACACCGCCGATCCACGGGCCAGGCCCCGTTTGCTGGCGGCGATCCCCGCGCACCGCGATCGGATCTGGTCGGTCCGCTTCACCCCGGACGGCGCCATGGCCGCCACCTCGAGCGACGACTTCACCACCCGGCTGTGGGACCTGCGCGATCCCGCGGCGCCGAAGCCGCTCGGCACGATTTCGGCGCCAGGCCGCCCGATATACCCGTCCGCGTTCGGGCCGGACGGCCGCACGCTGTACACCTCGACGATCGACGGGGAGCTCAAGGTGTGGGACCTCGCCGATCCCGCCGCGCCCGCACTCATCGGGCAGGTGAAGAACCACACCGCGCAGATCGCCGCGACCGTCTTCGACCCCGCGGGCACGGTGATGGCGACCGCCGGGTTCGATGCCACGGTCCGGCTGTGGGACGTCACCGATCGCTCCATGCCCAGGCAGCTGGCCGTCAGCACCGAATCCGGGCCGCTGCTCGCGGCCGCGTTCAGCCCGGACGGCCACACGCTCGCCACCGCGGGCGCCGACGGCAAGACCAGGCTGTGGGACGTGACCGGCCGCGCGCTGCGGCCGCGCGCGACACTCGGCGGCCATCTCAGTTCCGCGAACGCGGTGGCGTTCAGCCCGGACGGGCGGCTGCTGGCCACCGGCAGCGCCGACAAGACCGTCCGGCTGTGGAACATCACCGACGCCACCGGTTTCGCGGTGCTGAGCGGACACACCGACGCGGTCGCCGCGCTCGCGTTCGCCCCGGACGGCCACACGCTCGCCTCCACCGGGTTCGACCGGACGATCCGCCTGTGGGACACGAGTACCGACGCCGTGGCCGCCCGGATCTGTGCGCTCGCGTGGCCGCGGCTCACCCGGCAGGAGTGGGACGCCTACTTCCCCGGTGTCGATTTCCGGGAGCCGTGCCCATGACCGCCGGAGGGAGGCGACCGTGCCGAGACGCGAACGTCCGCTAGGGCCTGGCGACGACGTCGTCGTGCGGTTCGCGGCCGGCCTGCGGCGGCTGCGTGAGGACGCGGGCGGGCCCACCTACCGCGAGCTCAGTGTCCGCGCCGGTTACTCAGCCGCCGCGCTCTCCGACGCGGCGAGTGGCCGGAAACTGCCAGGGCTCGCGCTGACCACGGCTTACGTCACCGCCTGTGAGGGCGACGCCGACGCGTGGGAGACGCGGTGGCGCTCGGTCGCGGCCGAACTCGCGGCGACCGACGGCGAGCCGGAACCGCTCACCGAGACCGCGAACCCGTACCTGGGCCTCGCCGCCTTCCAGGCAGGCGACGCGAGCCGGTTCTTCGGCCGTGAGAAGCTCATCGCGGAGCTGACGTCCAAAGTGGAGGGACGCCGGTTCGTCGGGGTGTTCGGCTCGTCCGGCTCCGGCAAGTCGTCGCTGCTGCGGGCGGGCCTCGTCGGCGTGCACGGCCCGCACCGGACCGAGATCTTCACTCCGGGCGCGCATCCGATGGAGCAGTGCGCGGCAGGCCTGGCCGACAGCGGGCACGTGCTGATCATCGACCAGTTCGAGGAGATCTTCACCCTCTGCCATGACGAGGAGCGCGCCGAATTCCTCGACGCGTTGCTCGAACTCGCCGACGACGAGCACGGCACGCGGGTGGTGATCGGGGTCCGCGCCGACTTCTACGGGCACTGCGGACGCCACGCCGGGCTGGTCGACGCGCTGCGCGACGCCCAGGTGATGGTCGGCCCGATGAACGCCGACGAGCTGCGCACCGTCATCGTCGAGCCCGCCGTCCGGGTCGGCTGCCGGGTCGAGTCGGCGCTGGTGACCAGGCTGGTCACCGACGCCATCGGGCAGCCAGCGGTGCTTCCGCTGATCTCGCACGCGCTGCTCGAAACCTGGCGGCGCCGCCAAGGCCTGACCCTCACGGTCGCCGCGTACGAGGCGGCGGGCGGCATCCACGACGCGATCGCGCACACCGCCGAGGCCGTCTACACCGAGCTGGACGCCGCGCAGCGCGAAGTCGCCAAGCAGATCTTCTTGCGGCTCACCGCACTCGGCGAAGGCACCGAGGACACCAAGCGCAGGCTGCTGCGTCGTGAGCTCGACGCCGAGGACGCCGACACCACGCTGGTGCTGGAACGTCTCGCCGACGCCCGCCTGCTCACGCTCGACCGCGACGGCGTCGACATCGCCCACGAGGCGTTGATCCGCTGCTGGCCCCGGCTGCGGGACTGGCTCGCCGAGGACCGCGAAGGCCTGCGCGTCCATCGGCACCTCACCGAGACCACGGACTCCTGGGAGAAGCTCGACCACGATCCCGGCACCCTGTACCGGGGCACCCGGCTGGGACTGGCCAAGGAGTGGGCCGCCACCGCGCACACCTCACTCACCCCACGCGAGCGAGCGTTCCTGGACGAGAGCCTCGCCGCCGACGCCGCCGAGGTGGCTGCCGTCCGCCGCCGTACGAAACGGCTCCGCCGTCTCGTCGCGCTGCTCGGCGTGCTGCTCCTGCTGGCCGGGGTCGCGACCTTCGTGGCCTTCCGCGCGCAGCAGACCGCGACCGAAGAGCGGAACACCGCGCTGGCAAGGAAAGTCGTCGACGACGCGACCGCGCTCAGTGCGATGAACCCCGCGTTGGCGATGCAGCTCAGCCTGGCAGCGTACAAGCTCGCACCTGTTCCCGAGGCCCGCGACGGCCTGTACACGGCGCTCACCACCCCTTACGGCGCACGGCTGGACCTCAGGCCGGACTCCGCGTTCCACCTGGCGTTCAGCCAGGACAGCCGCCTGCTCGTGACGGCGGGCCTCCAGCGCTCCGTACGGCTGTGGGACGTCTCCAACCCGCTGCGACCGCGCGCGCTGTCCACCTTGCCCGGCGCGGAAGACACCAGGAAGCCGATCGCGCTCAGCCCGGACGGCAAGCTGCTCGCCACCGGGACGAGCACCGGCGCGGTGAAGCTGTGGGACGTCTCCAGCCCTGCCGTCCCCGTCCAGCTCGGGGTCGCGAACGGGCACACCAGGCTGGTGTTCGGGCTCGCTTTCAGCCGCGACGGGCACACACTCGCCTCCGGTTCCACGGACACGACGATCGGGCTCTGGGACGTCACGAACCCGCGCGCCCCCACGCTGACCGGGCGGATCTTCCACCACACCAACAATGTGAACAGCCTGTCCTTCAGCCCTGACGGCAAGATGCTCGTGTCGGGCAGCGACGACAAGTCGGTGGCGCTCTGGGATATCTCCGACCAGGCATCGCCGAAGAACCTCTCGGCGTTCACCGGCCACACCGACATCGTGACCTGGGTCGAGCTCAGCCCGGACGGCCGGACGCTGGCCACGTCCAGCTGGGACAAGACCATCCGGCTCTGGGATGTGACCGCGCCACGCGAGCCCAAGCCGCTGGCGACGATCGCCGCGCACAAGGCGGCGGTCTGGTGTGCCCGGTTCAGCGCGGACGGCACCAAACTGACGACCGGCAGCGACGACGGCGCGGCGTTCGTCTGGGACGTCACCACCCCTGCCGCGCCGAAGCGGTTCGCCGTGGTGGACAGCAAGGATGGCGGGGTCACCTCGGCGGCGCTCAGCCCGGACGGCCGGACCATCGCGGCGGTCGGCGATCAGAGCGTGCACCTGCGGGCACTGGCCGATCTCGCGCTCGACACCCACCAGTCGAGCGTGATCAGCGGGATCACCGCCGATGGGCGCGTGATGGTCACGGACGACGGCGACGGCCGCACCGGCCGGCTTTGGGACATCAGTGACCCGCTACGTCCCCGCGAGCTGGGCAAGGTTTCCACCGATGACGAAGAGATCACCGCCATCGCGGTGAGCGAGGACGGCCGTGCGCTCGCCGTCGGATCGATCACCCACCGCCCGGCGGGCCGCCTGCGGCTTTTCGACATCGCCGACCCGCGCGCTCCGCGGCTGCTCGCCGTGACTGACACTGTTCCCGTCTACGGCATCGGGTTCAGCCCTGACGGCCGGACGCTCGCGACCGGGCACGACGCCGAGAAGGTCCGTCTCTGGGACGTCACCGGCCCGAACCATCTCGAGCTGATGTCCACGCTGGCGACACCGAGGGACACGGTGTGGGCGATCCGGTTCAGCCCGGATGGGTGCACGCTGATGGCGAGTACCGGTGATCTCGGCCCCGGCATCCGGATCTGGTCGGTCGACGATCCGCGGCAGCCACGCGAGCTGGCCACGATCGCCAACCAGGAGAGCAAGAACAACGGATTCTACCGGATGGACCTCAGTCCTGACGGCCGGACGCTGGCCGCCGCCAGTTCCGACCGGAAGGTCCATCTCTGGGATCTGACCGATCCGGCCAAGCCGCGTGAGCGGCCCCGGATCGTCGGTGGCACCGAGGGCGCGAACGGGGTCGCGTTCGGTCCGGACGGCACGAAACTCGCCATCTCCTTCCAGTCCGAAGCGCAGTTGTGGGACACGACCGACCCGGACGCCCCGGTGCGGGTGGCCGGTGTCCGCGAGCCGGACGCCATCACCGGTGCGCACTTCAGCCCTGACGGGCACACGGTCGCGATCGGCACCGCCAAGCCGTCGGTGTTTCTCTGGGAGACCGATCTCGGCAGGATCTCCCAGCGGATCTGCGCGCTCGCCGAGCCGAAGATCACCACCGCCGAGTGGGACCGCTTCTTCCCCGGTGTGCCCTACAACCCGCCCTGCCCCTGACGGACCCGCCGGATCGTGTCGCGGAACCAGTAGCCGCTCTTCTTGATCGTGCGCCGCTGGGTTTCGTAGTCGACGCGCACCAGGCCGAACCGCTTCTCGTATCCGTACGCCCACTCGAAGTTGTCCAGCAGCGACCACGCGAAGTAGCCGCGGATGTCCGCGCCCGCCTGCCGGGCCGCCGCGACGGCCGCGATGTGCGAGGACAGGTACGCCGCGCGGGCGTCGTCCTGGACGAACCCGTGCTCGTCGGGGACGTCGTCGAACGCGGAGCCGTTCTCGGTGATGAACATCGGCAGGCCGGGGTAATCCCGGTTCAGCCGGACCAGCAGGTCCGTGAACTTTTCGGGCAGGATCTCCCAGCCCATCGCGGTCTTCGGCCTGCCGAACGGCACCGGCTCGTCGACCGCCGCGAACTGCTGGCCGAAGTAGTAGTTGACGCCGAGGAAGTCCAGCGGCGCCGCGATGATCGCCAGGTCGCCGTCGCGGACGGGCACGCGAACCCCTTGTGCGGCAAGGTCTTCCACGACGTCGGACGGGTAGCGGCCGTGCACGAGCGGGTCCAGGTAGATACGCACGCCGAGCCCGTCGGCGCGCCGGGCAGCGTCACGCGCGGGCTCGCTCTCGTCCGCCGGTTCGGACGTGCCCATGTTCAGTGTGATGCCGAACTCGATGCGGCGCCGGGCCGCGGCGCGCATGCGCTCGGTCGCGAGCCCGTGGCCGAGCAGCAGGTGGTGGACCGCGGCGATGCCGTCGCCGAGGTCGCGGCGGCCCGGTGCCATCACGCCGTGGACGTAGCCGTGCATGGCCGAGCACCACGGCTCGTTCAGCGTGGTCCAGTTGCGGACGCGATCGCTGAGCCGGTCGAACACCAGCATCGAGTAGTCGGCGAAGCGGTAGGCGGTGTCGCGCGACGGCCAGCCGCCCGCGTCCTCCAGCTCCTGCGGCAGGTCCCAGTGATACAGCGTGAGCCACGGGTCGATGCCCTTGTCGAGCAGCCGGTCGACGAGCCGGTCGTAGAACGCCATGCCCGCCTCGTTGAGCTTGCCACGGCCGCCCGGCTGGATACGGGGCCAGGCAACGGAAAACCGGTAGGTGTCGACGTCGAGCGACTTCATCAGCTCGACGTCGGCGGGCATGCGGTGGTAGTGGTCGCAGGCGACGTCGCCGGTGTC encodes:
- a CDS encoding GH1 family beta-glucosidase produces the protein MSVTETASAEQELIDTLPPIFRWGVATAAYQIEGAAGEDGRTPSIWDTFSRVPGAVHAGDTGDVACDHYHRMPADVELMKSLDVDTYRFSVAWPRIQPGGRGKLNEAGMAFYDRLVDRLLDKGIDPWLTLYHWDLPQELEDAGGWPSRDTAYRFADYSMLVFDRLSDRVRNWTTLNEPWCSAMHGYVHGVMAPGRRDLGDGIAAVHHLLLGHGLATERMRAAARRRIEFGITLNMGTSEPADESEPARDAARRADGLGVRIYLDPLVHGRYPSDVVEDLAAQGVRVPVRDGDLAIIAAPLDFLGVNYYFGQQFAAVDEPVPFGRPKTAMGWEILPEKFTDLLVRLNRDYPGLPMFITENGSAFDDVPDEHGFVQDDARAAYLSSHIAAVAAARQAGADIRGYFAWSLLDNFEWAYGYEKRFGLVRVDYETQRRTIKKSGYWFRDTIRRVRQGQGGL